Proteins encoded by one window of Streptococcus suis S735:
- a CDS encoding BglG family transcription antiterminator: MLLDKSSCALLRYLIGLQEPETIMAISKGLQQSRRKIYYHLEKINDALPTTVESIESLPRLGIRLTEAQKLACRDLLDSIDSYTYVMSMPERIQLMLVYICITPERVTIERLMELTEVSRNTVLNDLNEIRTQLAQEQYKMTLYVSKSHGYSLVCHPLNKIQYVHSLLYTIFLDANKGFLQVLEAKLFELVGCQLLFSEEMAQFLQGQVSQLEKKLGKKINRYEIEFMLKVLPFLLLSYRNMELDDLEERAILKEFEQVRERIEYRVAQELKDALLQTFDLKLDEIEISLIAILLLSYRKDSDVHVFSQDFIDLKRVVERFIHHFEIHSPFELENPDELAKHLLAHCKALLFRKTYGILSKNPMVQQIQDKYSTLFAMTRVSGKILEEEWQIELSDGDIAYLTIHLGGAIRRSGTRKAQTQIVYLICDEGVSVQRLLYKQCQHHLPDKKIGAVFTTEQFKSVEDLLEVDFLITTSDGLETDFPLVQVHPILDFDDVLNMTHFAKYRSLADEKQVFAVELDKLLSGYIADGRTARELKQRLQKLITNELLTNLSSQDIETDLY; the protein is encoded by the coding sequence TTGTTATTAGATAAGAGTAGTTGCGCTCTACTGAGGTACCTGATTGGTCTACAGGAACCTGAGACAATCATGGCTATTTCCAAGGGCTTGCAACAATCACGTCGAAAAATCTATTACCATCTAGAAAAAATCAATGATGCCCTACCAACAACTGTAGAGAGTATTGAAAGCTTACCTCGCCTCGGTATTCGACTTACCGAAGCGCAAAAACTAGCCTGTCGAGATCTTCTCGATTCCATTGATTCGTACACCTACGTCATGAGCATGCCTGAGCGCATTCAGCTGATGTTGGTATATATCTGTATCACACCAGAAAGAGTGACCATTGAACGGCTAATGGAGTTGACAGAAGTCTCTCGTAATACGGTCTTAAATGATTTGAATGAAATTCGAACCCAGTTGGCTCAAGAACAATACAAGATGACCCTCTATGTGTCTAAGAGTCATGGCTATAGTCTCGTTTGTCACCCTTTAAATAAAATCCAATATGTCCACTCACTTCTCTATACCATCTTCTTGGATGCCAATAAAGGTTTTTTGCAGGTTCTAGAAGCTAAGTTATTTGAGTTGGTGGGGTGTCAGTTGCTCTTCTCAGAAGAAATGGCACAATTTTTACAGGGACAAGTATCGCAGTTAGAAAAGAAACTGGGCAAGAAAATCAATCGCTACGAAATCGAGTTTATGCTCAAAGTATTGCCTTTCTTGCTCCTTAGCTATCGCAATATGGAGCTGGATGACTTGGAAGAACGAGCCATTCTCAAAGAATTTGAACAAGTTCGAGAGCGTATCGAGTACCGAGTTGCTCAGGAATTGAAAGATGCCTTGTTGCAAACCTTTGATTTGAAATTGGATGAAATAGAAATCTCCCTGATTGCCATTTTACTTCTATCCTATCGAAAGGACAGCGATGTTCATGTATTCAGCCAAGATTTCATTGACTTGAAGCGAGTGGTAGAGCGATTTATTCATCATTTTGAGATACATTCACCATTTGAATTGGAAAATCCTGACGAATTAGCCAAACATCTCTTGGCACATTGTAAGGCTCTGTTGTTCAGAAAAACCTACGGCATCCTATCTAAAAATCCAATGGTCCAACAAATCCAAGATAAATACAGCACCCTGTTTGCTATGACACGGGTTTCTGGAAAGATTTTGGAGGAGGAGTGGCAGATTGAGTTATCCGATGGAGATATTGCCTATTTGACGATTCATCTAGGAGGAGCTATTCGACGCAGTGGGACACGCAAGGCACAGACACAGATTGTCTATTTAATCTGTGATGAAGGGGTGTCAGTCCAACGCTTACTTTATAAACAATGCCAGCATCACTTGCCAGATAAGAAGATTGGCGCAGTCTTTACCACTGAACAATTCAAGAGTGTCGAAGACTTACTAGAGGTTGATTTCTTGATTACAACCAGCGATGGGTTGGAAACTGATTTCCCTTTGGTGCAGGTTCACCCCATTTTAGATTTTGATGATGTGCTAAACATGACTCATTTTGCAAAATATCGTAGTTTGGCAGATGAAAAACAAGTTTTTGCAGTAGAACTAGACAAGCTTCTATCGGGATATATCGCAGACGGAAGGACCGCTCGAGAACTCAAACAACGGCTACAAAAACTGATTACCAATGAATTATTAACCAATTTATCCAGTCAAGATATTGAAACAGATCTGTATTAG
- the ulaG gene encoding L-ascorbate 6-phosphate lactonase, producing MAKVQDITRESWILSTFPEWGTWLNEEIEEEVVPEGNFAMWWLGNCGVWIKTPGGANVVMDLWSSRGKSTKKVKDMVWGHQMANMAGVRKLQPNLRVQPMVIDPFAINELDYYLVSHVHSDHMDISTAAAIINNPKLDHVKFVGPVESGDIWEKWGVPADRIIRIAPGDSFEFKDIKVHAVESFDRTCLVTLPIEGYDENGGKLAGLPVTDELMARKAVNYVFETPGGTIYHGADSHFSNYFAKHGRDFNIDVAINNYGDNPIGIQDKMTSIDLLRMAENLRAKVIIPVHYDIWSNFMASTDEILQLWKMRKERLQYDFHPFIWEVGGKYTYPMDKDRIEYHHPRGFDDCFLEDSNIQFKALL from the coding sequence ATGGCTAAAGTTCAAGATATTACAAGAGAATCCTGGATTCTTTCAACCTTCCCAGAGTGGGGAACTTGGCTCAATGAAGAAATCGAAGAAGAAGTAGTGCCAGAGGGCAACTTTGCTATGTGGTGGCTTGGAAACTGTGGTGTCTGGATTAAAACACCAGGTGGAGCTAACGTGGTCATGGACCTCTGGTCATCACGTGGAAAATCCACTAAAAAAGTGAAAGATATGGTTTGGGGACACCAGATGGCTAACATGGCTGGCGTGCGCAAATTGCAACCAAACTTGCGTGTGCAGCCAATGGTTATCGATCCATTTGCCATCAATGAATTGGACTACTATCTAGTATCGCACGTCCACAGCGACCACATGGATATCAGCACTGCCGCTGCCATCATCAACAATCCTAAATTGGACCATGTGAAATTTGTCGGACCGGTTGAAAGTGGCGATATCTGGGAAAAATGGGGGGTTCCAGCTGACCGTATCATCCGTATCGCACCAGGCGATAGCTTTGAGTTTAAAGACATCAAGGTCCACGCTGTAGAATCCTTCGACCGTACTTGCTTGGTGACACTTCCGATCGAAGGTTATGACGAAAATGGTGGTAAATTAGCAGGACTTCCTGTGACAGATGAACTCATGGCTCGCAAGGCAGTCAACTATGTCTTTGAAACACCTGGCGGAACTATCTACCATGGTGCAGACTCCCACTTCTCAAACTATTTTGCAAAACACGGTCGTGACTTCAACATCGACGTTGCTATCAACAACTACGGTGACAACCCAATCGGTATCCAAGACAAGATGACATCAATCGACCTTCTCCGGATGGCAGAAAACTTGCGTGCTAAGGTAATCATCCCTGTTCACTACGACATCTGGTCTAACTTCATGGCGTCAACAGATGAAATCCTACAGCTCTGGAAAATGCGGAAAGAACGCTTGCAATACGATTTCCATCCATTCATCTGGGAAGTTGGTGGCAAGTATACTTACCCGATGGACAAGGACCGTATCGAATATCACCACCCACGTGGCTTTGATGATTGCTTCTTAGAAGACTCAAATATTCAATTTAAGGCTTTATTATAA